The following coding sequences are from one Nicotiana tomentosiformis chromosome 3, ASM39032v3, whole genome shotgun sequence window:
- the LOC104097772 gene encoding LIM domain-containing protein WLIM2b-like, translating into MSFIGTQQKCKACEKTVYPVELLSADGVNYHKSCFKCSHCKGTLKLSNFSSMEGVLYCKPHFEQLFKESGNFNKNFQSPAKSAEKLTPELTRSPSKAAGMFSGTQEKCATCGKTAYPLEKVTVENQSYHKTCFKCSHGGCSLSPSNYAALNGILYCKPHFSQLFKEKGSYNHLIKSASMKRPAATVPDS; encoded by the exons ATGTCTTTTATTGGGACACAACAGAAATGCAAGGCCTGTGAAAAGACAGTTTACCCGGTGGAGCTGTTGTCAGCTGATGGGGTTAATTATCACAAGTCTTGCTTCAAATGCAGCCATTGCAAAGGAACACTTAAG CTGAGCAATTTCTCCTCAATGGAAGGTGTTCTGTATTGTAAGCCCCATTTTGAGCAGCTTTTCAAGGAGTCGGGCAACTTCAACAAGAACTTTCAATCAC CTGCAAAGTCAGCTGAGAAATTAACTCCGGAGCTG ACAAGATCGCCTAGTAAAGCTGCCGGCATGTTTTCTGGCACACAGGAAAAATGTGCGACTTGTGGTAAAACAGCTTACCCACTTGAGAAG GTGACAGTGGAGAACCAAAGTTATCATAAGACATGTTTCAAGTGTTCTCATGGTGGATGCTCTTTATCTCCTTCAAATTATGCCGCCCTAAATGGGATTTTGTACTGCAAACCTCATTTTTCACAGCTTTTCAAGGAGAAAGGCAGCTACAATCATTTGATCAAGTCTGCCTCGATGAAACGTCCAGCTGCAACCGTTCCAGATTCTTAA